A section of the Pseudomonadota bacterium genome encodes:
- a CDS encoding ATP-grasp domain-containing protein, producing MDKKTILVFPCGSEIGLEIHRSLRYSRHVKLIGGSSVEDHGKFVYENYMGDIPFITDPTYIPFIRHLVEGQKIDAMYPSMDSVITILTENRESLRCELISSPLETVRTCSSKAKTYERLRHAILTPKVYKSIEEIDTYPVFIKPEIGYGTRGARKIINAEQARCHMEEYPNCMILEYLPGKEFTVDCFTDRKGKLLFAGPRERRRIMNGISVNTISLVPDKRPFEILAEKINKYLSFRGAWFFQVKERGDGELVLLEVAARLGGSSALYRNLGINFALLSIFDAFDEEVKLLSNNIKIELDRALDNCYELDFTFDEVYIDLDDCLVISDKVNTNLISFIYKCINNNIKVILLTRHVSHLGETLKKFRLNNVFDFIVNIKDGLPKSHFIKSARAILIDDSFAERKEVKDVLGIPAFAPDAVECLF from the coding sequence ATGGATAAGAAGACTATTTTGGTTTTTCCTTGTGGATCGGAGATTGGGCTAGAGATACATCGCTCACTTAGATATTCGAGGCACGTCAAATTGATAGGGGGCAGTAGCGTCGAGGATCATGGAAAATTTGTCTATGAGAACTATATGGGAGACATTCCTTTTATAACTGATCCAACTTATATCCCCTTCATACGTCACTTAGTTGAAGGGCAGAAGATAGATGCAATGTATCCGTCTATGGATAGCGTGATCACAATACTAACAGAGAACCGAGAGTCTCTGAGGTGTGAGCTAATTTCGTCCCCTCTTGAAACAGTGCGTACATGTTCTTCAAAGGCGAAGACCTATGAGCGTTTAAGACACGCCATCTTAACACCAAAGGTGTACAAATCAATCGAAGAGATCGATACTTATCCGGTATTCATAAAACCAGAAATAGGTTATGGCACACGCGGTGCAAGGAAAATCATTAATGCCGAGCAGGCAAGATGCCACATGGAGGAGTACCCAAACTGCATGATTCTTGAATATCTCCCGGGTAAGGAATTTACTGTAGATTGTTTTACGGATCGAAAGGGAAAGCTTCTATTTGCCGGGCCGAGAGAGCGAAGAAGAATAATGAATGGCATCAGTGTTAATACAATTTCGCTTGTCCCCGATAAAAGACCCTTTGAGATTCTCGCAGAAAAGATAAATAAATATCTTAGCTTTAGAGGGGCTTGGTTTTTTCAGGTTAAGGAAAGAGGAGACGGCGAACTTGTTCTATTAGAGGTCGCTGCCAGATTGGGGGGCTCTTCAGCTTTATATAGAAATCTGGGGATCAACTTTGCTCTTTTGAGTATTTTCGATGCGTTCGATGAAGAGGTTAAGCTTCTCTCCAATAATATTAAGATTGAATTGGATCGGGCGTTGGATAATTGTTATGAGTTAGATTTTACATTTGATGAGGTCTATATCGACCTTGACGATTGTCTTGTTATTTCCGACAAAGTGAATACGAATTTGATTAGCTTTATTTATAAGTGCATTAATAACAATATTAAAGTTATCCTTTTGACACGGCATGTAAGTCATCTTGGGGAAACTCTCAAAAAGTTTAGGTTAAATAATGTTTTTGATTTTATCGTCAATATAAAAGATGGCCTACCGAAATCACATTTTATAAAAAGTGCAAGAGCAATTTTGATAGACGATTCGTTTGCGGAAAGAAAAGAAGTAAAGGATGTTCTGGGAATACCAGCATTTGCGCCCGATGCTGTTGAATGTTTATTTTGA
- a CDS encoding DegT/DnrJ/EryC1/StrS family aminotransferase — MKNNKPIYVTQPSLAPLEDYMELLKGVWKRGVLTHNGPLVQQLEKELLKVLNIKQIVAVTNGTIAIQLAIKALGLKGEIITTPFTWVATISAIIWENCTPIFADIDARTLNIDPAKIEEKLTPQTSAIMPVHVFGNACNVDEIEAIAKKYNLRVIYDAAHAVGTIYKGRSLLEYGDISATSFHATKLLNTGEGGACITNDNELYEKLRRIRFFGHDNSKDVVEDGCNGKMTEIHAALGLANLRYYDQVLADRKEKYLFYKERLKDIGFLTFQNINEEAVNYSYLPVVFDSEERLLEVERALNMKNIFPRRYFYPSVNTYQRIVPYDPMPISENVSRRILCLPLYFKLNFDVIETVIAVIQGF, encoded by the coding sequence ATGAAAAACAATAAACCAATTTATGTTACACAGCCTTCATTGGCCCCATTAGAGGATTACATGGAACTCCTGAAAGGCGTATGGAAACGAGGGGTGCTGACACACAACGGACCTTTGGTGCAGCAACTTGAAAAGGAATTATTAAAAGTACTCAATATCAAACAAATAGTAGCCGTGACAAATGGCACTATTGCCATACAGCTTGCCATAAAAGCATTGGGTCTAAAAGGTGAAATAATCACTACTCCCTTTACATGGGTGGCAACGATAAGCGCTATCATATGGGAGAATTGTACACCTATATTTGCCGATATTGATGCCAGAACTCTAAATATTGATCCTGCCAAAATTGAAGAAAAACTCACTCCTCAAACCAGCGCAATAATGCCGGTTCATGTTTTTGGAAATGCATGTAACGTAGACGAAATTGAAGCCATAGCTAAGAAGTACAATCTGAGAGTGATATATGATGCGGCACATGCTGTTGGCACCATATATAAAGGGAGGAGCTTGCTCGAATACGGCGATATTTCTGCCACGTCTTTTCATGCTACGAAACTCCTCAATACAGGCGAGGGCGGAGCTTGTATCACGAACGACAATGAATTGTATGAAAAACTTAGGAGGATTCGTTTCTTTGGGCATGATAATTCCAAAGATGTCGTCGAAGATGGTTGCAATGGGAAAATGACTGAAATACATGCAGCATTAGGGCTCGCCAATTTAAGGTACTACGACCAAGTATTAGCTGACCGAAAAGAGAAGTATCTCTTTTATAAGGAAAGGCTTAAAGACATTGGGTTTCTTACTTTTCAGAATATAAACGAAGAAGCCGTGAATTACAGTTATTTGCCGGTGGTTTTTGATTCAGAGGAGAGACTCCTCGAAGTAGAAAGAGCCCTTAATATGAAGAACATTTTCCCTCGAAGGTATTTCTATCCGTCGGTCAATACATATCAAAGAATCGTGCCTTACGATCCGATGCCCATATCTGAGAACGTGTCCAGAAGAATATTATGTCTGCCACTCTATTTTAAGCTAAACTTCGACGTTATCGAGACAGTTATCGCAGTCATACAGGGTTTTTGA
- a CDS encoding Gfo/Idh/MocA family oxidoreductase, translating into MITTKPTNIGVIGCASIADKFVIPAIKSLADQYTLTGIASRNGAKAQRFAAKFDTQAYFSYDSLLKSDQIDAVYIPLPNSMHREWIEKALGHNLHVLVEKSLACTHEEIIHLNILAKRKKLALVENFQFRFHRQLAIIKQIICDGIIGELRCLKSSFGFPPFPDVENIRYQKELGGGALLDAGAYLIKIAQYFLGDDLAVEAASLTFDPEREVDIWGGAYLKQNNGVNFAEIAFGFDNFYQCNLDLWGSKGKIYTNRIFTAPPGYAPEIILETLSGKETIEVEPDNHFENMLRYFHQIIINGTGIEMEYVQNINQGRLIEELRGKANEKQ; encoded by the coding sequence ATGATTACGACCAAACCTACGAACATAGGCGTTATAGGCTGTGCCAGCATAGCGGATAAATTTGTAATACCCGCCATTAAGAGTTTAGCAGATCAGTACACGCTAACTGGAATAGCCAGCCGAAATGGAGCAAAGGCACAAAGATTTGCTGCTAAGTTTGATACGCAAGCTTATTTTAGTTATGACTCATTACTAAAATCAGATCAGATAGATGCTGTCTATATACCCCTGCCAAATTCCATGCATAGAGAGTGGATTGAGAAAGCTCTTGGTCATAACTTACATGTATTGGTTGAAAAGTCGTTGGCTTGTACCCATGAAGAGATAATTCACCTGAATATACTTGCGAAACGAAAAAAACTTGCATTGGTTGAAAACTTTCAGTTCAGATTTCACCGTCAGTTAGCTATCATAAAGCAAATCATTTGCGATGGGATAATCGGTGAATTGAGATGTCTCAAAAGTTCTTTTGGGTTTCCACCCTTCCCTGATGTTGAAAACATCCGATACCAAAAGGAATTGGGTGGCGGTGCCCTTCTGGATGCAGGCGCTTATTTGATCAAGATTGCGCAATATTTCCTGGGCGATGACTTGGCTGTCGAGGCAGCAAGCCTTACCTTCGATCCTGAAAGAGAAGTGGATATTTGGGGAGGGGCATATCTTAAACAAAACAACGGGGTAAATTTCGCCGAAATTGCTTTTGGATTTGATAACTTTTATCAATGCAACCTGGATTTATGGGGCAGCAAAGGCAAAATTTATACTAACAGGATATTTACTGCACCACCAGGTTATGCTCCTGAAATAATACTTGAAACACTTTCAGGAAAAGAGACCATTGAAGTTGAGCCAGATAATCATTTTGAAAATATGCTAAGGTATTTTCACCAGATCATTATAAACGGCACGGGAATAGAAATGGAGTATGTTCAAAATATCAATCAAGGTAGACTTATTGAAGAATTACGAGGAAAAGCGAATGAAAAACAATAA
- a CDS encoding NDP-hexose 2,3-dehydratase family protein produces MKTHSEIFPTMYRFLKSAFVREGQFKASSQIIDWLVEQNERVRVSIEKIRFDQLDQWSINLQKGNIQHKTGKFFAIDGIRIKTNWGMVPEWDQPIINQPEIGYLGIITKEFDGVLHFLMQAKIEPGNVNHVQLSPSLQATRSNYTQVHTGKKPLYLEYFQHAKPWEILLDQIQSEQGARFLKKRNRNIIISVGEDIPVYDNFVWLTLAQIKELMQYDNLVNMDTRTVISGIPFGSFDEEVVDFYSFLGSDRSTNSFGRLFLKSALTANGALHNIDEIISFLTKLKSVYDLEVTNIPLDQLRHWIFAEDMIYHEACKYFKVIAVDIEIGNREVAKWNQPLIEPAQEGLCAFVVKEINGLLHFAIQAKLECGNHDIVEFAPTVQCLTGNYRQTKEGALPFLDYVLKAKPGQVVFDTLQSEEGGRFFHEQNRNMIVIADDEVPIDLPQHYIWMTLHQLYTFLKFNNYLNIQARSLIAAVSFI; encoded by the coding sequence ATGAAAACTCATTCGGAAATATTCCCGACAATGTATCGTTTTCTAAAGAGCGCTTTTGTCAGGGAAGGTCAATTCAAAGCTTCCTCTCAAATTATTGACTGGCTTGTAGAACAAAATGAAAGAGTAAGAGTATCCATAGAGAAAATACGATTTGATCAATTGGATCAGTGGAGTATCAATTTGCAAAAAGGAAATATACAACACAAAACCGGCAAATTTTTTGCCATAGACGGAATTCGCATAAAGACAAATTGGGGTATGGTACCCGAATGGGATCAGCCAATTATCAATCAACCTGAAATTGGCTATCTTGGTATTATTACTAAAGAATTTGACGGAGTATTGCATTTCCTTATGCAGGCTAAAATTGAACCGGGGAACGTAAACCATGTCCAACTATCACCATCGTTGCAGGCTACAAGAAGTAATTATACTCAGGTCCATACAGGAAAAAAACCTTTGTATCTTGAATATTTTCAACACGCAAAACCATGGGAAATTCTACTTGATCAGATACAATCAGAACAGGGGGCCCGCTTCCTGAAAAAGAGAAACAGAAATATTATTATTAGTGTAGGTGAAGATATACCTGTTTATGATAATTTCGTATGGCTTACCCTTGCGCAAATCAAGGAACTGATGCAATATGATAACTTGGTGAATATGGATACCCGTACAGTCATATCGGGTATCCCCTTTGGTTCTTTTGATGAAGAGGTTGTTGACTTTTATAGCTTTTTGGGGAGTGATCGAAGCACAAATTCCTTTGGAAGACTCTTTTTAAAATCGGCACTGACTGCAAACGGGGCTTTGCATAATATTGACGAGATTATTTCTTTCTTGACAAAACTAAAAAGCGTTTATGATCTGGAGGTGACCAATATCCCTCTTGATCAATTACGACATTGGATATTTGCTGAAGATATGATTTATCATGAAGCATGCAAATACTTCAAAGTCATTGCTGTTGATATAGAGATCGGCAACCGTGAAGTAGCCAAATGGAACCAACCATTGATTGAGCCAGCTCAGGAAGGTCTCTGTGCATTTGTTGTTAAGGAGATTAATGGATTGTTGCACTTTGCGATTCAGGCTAAATTAGAATGCGGCAACCATGATATTGTCGAATTTGCACCAACAGTTCAGTGTCTGACAGGAAACTACCGTCAAACAAAAGAAGGTGCATTGCCATTCCTTGACTACGTGTTGAAAGCCAAACCAGGGCAGGTTGTGTTTGATACGTTGCAGTCCGAAGAAGGAGGCCGGTTTTTCCATGAGCAGAACCGTAATATGATTGTAATAGCTGATGATGAAGTGCCGATAGATCTCCCACAACACTATATATGGATGACGTTACATCAATTATATACCTTCTTAAAATTCAATAACTATCTGAATATTCAGGCACGCAGTTTGATCGCAGCGGTTTCTTTTATATGA
- the wecB gene encoding UDP-N-acetylglucosamine 2-epimerase (non-hydrolyzing), translated as MKQRKKITVILGTRPEAIKLAPVILALKEHPELDTRVCVTAQHREMLDQVLEVFGIVPDTDLNLMKERQTLGDFTARAIRTLTDYLEDDKADMVLVQGDTTTVFCGTLASFYNRIPVGHVEAGLRTHNLYSPWPEEANRVLTSHLAALHFAPTEASRQNLISEGISQEIVFVTGNTVIDALLMAAERVKIFPPHIPGIDPGMMVESNKTPLVLITGHRRENFGVAFEAICLAIIELALRFPEVNFVYPVHLNPNVREPVNRILRSAKHKNIHLIEPLPYLPFVAMMLRATLILTDSGGIQEEAPSLGKPVLVMRETTERPEAVDTGSVKLVGTDRGKIISEVSLLLNDETAYRRMSMARNPYGDGQAANRIADILSTPSDISSW; from the coding sequence ATGAAGCAAAGAAAGAAGATAACAGTCATACTTGGTACAAGACCTGAAGCTATTAAATTAGCGCCAGTTATTCTAGCTCTGAAAGAACATCCTGAACTGGATACCAGGGTGTGTGTTACCGCTCAGCACCGCGAGATGCTCGATCAAGTCCTGGAGGTATTTGGAATAGTCCCAGATACCGACCTGAATCTTATGAAAGAGCGTCAGACGCTTGGTGACTTTACAGCCCGGGCTATAAGAACCCTCACTGACTATTTGGAAGATGACAAAGCGGATATGGTTCTTGTTCAGGGGGACACAACGACCGTGTTTTGCGGGACCCTTGCTTCATTTTATAATAGGATTCCGGTAGGGCACGTTGAGGCAGGGCTTCGAACACATAATCTGTATTCTCCGTGGCCTGAAGAAGCAAATCGCGTCCTCACTTCACATCTTGCCGCTCTCCATTTTGCCCCGACCGAAGCAAGTCGTCAAAACCTCATCAGTGAAGGCATTTCTCAAGAAATTGTTTTTGTAACTGGTAACACAGTCATTGATGCCCTCCTTATGGCAGCAGAGAGGGTGAAGATCTTTCCTCCGCATATTCCAGGCATCGATCCAGGAATGATGGTAGAATCGAATAAAACCCCACTCGTTCTTATCACCGGGCACCGCCGCGAAAACTTCGGAGTAGCTTTTGAAGCAATCTGCTTAGCCATCATAGAATTGGCTCTTCGCTTTCCGGAAGTAAACTTCGTCTACCCAGTCCATCTAAACCCAAATGTGCGTGAGCCTGTTAATCGAATCCTTAGATCTGCCAAACACAAGAATATTCACCTTATTGAGCCATTACCCTATTTACCTTTTGTCGCTATGATGCTTCGAGCGACCTTAATCCTCACCGATTCAGGAGGTATACAAGAAGAGGCTCCATCGCTGGGTAAACCGGTCCTTGTCATGCGAGAGACCACGGAACGTCCTGAAGCAGTTGATACTGGCAGTGTGAAATTGGTAGGCACTGACAGGGGAAAGATCATCAGCGAGGTTTCGCTCTTACTTAATGACGAGACGGCCTACCGTCGCATGAGTATGGCACGTAATCCTTACGGTGATGGGCAAGCTGCCAATAGGATTGCAGATATTTTAAGCACACCATCCGATATATCAAGTTGGTGA